The following proteins are encoded in a genomic region of Sorangiineae bacterium MSr12523:
- a CDS encoding bifunctional folylpolyglutamate synthase/dihydrofolate synthase — MGDRLKAALEGLYGRAPRGMDLGLDAIRASCTRFDFPERSFGAVHIAGTNGKGSTSAMVERIAREAGLKTGLYTSPHLHRFAERIRVDGEPLEDATLATILGDVLAREPGLTFFEVATLTAFLAFREAKVDLAVLEVGIGGRLDATNVIPPPRAAAITRIAFDHQDKLGDTLALIAREKAGIAKPGLDVILGPMETDVEAAIAEVAHGVGATVSRARELTAGIAIERIGLAGAHQEDNARIAWAIGERLGIPRATIARGIANVTWAGRLERIETADGPVLLDAAHNPDGIEALAQQLAAWKLDPSNIALIFGALADKAWPVMLDRIAPLAGTRVYVRPPSNSPRGPADPADLAARCPGETAGSFEEALALARRNVSRGLVLVTGSIFLVGEARGKLLGITGDPALAL, encoded by the coding sequence TTGGGCGACCGTCTCAAGGCCGCCCTCGAAGGGCTCTATGGCCGCGCCCCGCGCGGCATGGACCTGGGGCTGGATGCTATACGTGCATCCTGCACGCGATTCGATTTTCCCGAGCGCAGCTTCGGGGCGGTCCACATCGCTGGCACCAATGGCAAAGGCTCCACCTCGGCCATGGTGGAACGCATCGCCCGCGAGGCAGGCCTCAAAACGGGGCTCTACACCTCGCCGCATCTGCATCGCTTCGCGGAGCGCATTCGCGTCGACGGTGAACCCTTGGAGGACGCGACGCTCGCCACCATCCTGGGCGACGTACTCGCGCGCGAGCCCGGCCTCACCTTCTTCGAGGTGGCCACGCTCACCGCGTTTTTGGCCTTTCGCGAGGCCAAGGTCGACTTGGCCGTGCTCGAGGTGGGCATCGGCGGCCGCCTCGATGCCACCAACGTAATTCCCCCGCCCCGCGCGGCCGCGATCACGCGCATCGCCTTCGACCACCAGGACAAGCTGGGCGACACCTTGGCGCTCATTGCGCGCGAGAAGGCCGGCATCGCCAAACCGGGGCTCGACGTGATCCTCGGGCCGATGGAGACCGACGTCGAGGCCGCGATCGCCGAGGTCGCCCATGGCGTGGGCGCCACCGTTTCCCGCGCCCGCGAGCTCACCGCCGGCATCGCGATCGAGCGCATCGGCCTCGCGGGCGCGCACCAAGAAGACAACGCGCGCATCGCCTGGGCCATCGGCGAGCGCCTCGGCATTCCTCGCGCGACCATCGCGCGGGGCATCGCCAACGTCACCTGGGCCGGCCGCCTCGAGCGCATCGAGACCGCCGACGGCCCCGTGCTTCTCGATGCCGCGCACAACCCCGATGGCATCGAGGCCCTCGCGCAGCAATTGGCTGCATGGAAGCTCGATCCGTCGAACATCGCGCTCATCTTCGGCGCCCTCGCCGACAAGGCATGGCCGGTGATGCTCGACCGCATCGCGCCTCTCGCCGGCACGCGCGTTTACGTGCGCCCGCCCTCCAACTCACCGCGAGGCCCGGCCGATCCTGCGGACCTCGCCGCGCGTTGCCCGGGCGAGACCGCGGGCTCCTTCGAGGAAGCGCTGGCGCTGGCCCGCCGCAACGTCTCCCGCGGCCTGGTGCTGGTCACCGGTTCCATTTTTCTCGTGGGCGAGGCCCGCGGGAAGCTACTTGGCATCACCGGGGATCCGGCCCTAGCACTCTGA
- a CDS encoding sulfatase-like hydrolase/transferase encodes MPSRGSNAEAEVASSDSALRLFSCDRRLRTLVRVRRRIGRTLLLLAPLAIALADAVRRPGHLGHFDTRGLVFYALSVLVSGALWVSLVVIAARKRGATRWLAWTMLVVLAGFALGAQSYTYARYMAYMDHQAVLVGTSMMPSIGQQLWSDRTTFAQTVLPPVLVALLLPFIVRSLAPPRRRSTHIAKDFAIVALLCALYVSPTHGAEQGQPPDVMYLAAIGQLSRARWDHNETVERVHPGPRSPEPVPDVHARPRIARNVVFVLTESVRAMSVCTRPGDKECLFTPYSNAAAPNRIMLHQMRSVDSTTAISLSVLWSGLAPDESRQMTHSAPLLWEYLHAAQLDSAYWTSQNMLFGNSGAWLGGIPMTRTVSATQLEREPSLEVGADDGKLVDYVLGDIGQLREPFTGVVHLSNTHFPYKVDHAFAPFLPEDEATGPGYEREIRNRYHDAVHLQDRAVGHLVESIRARPEGSRTIIVYLSDHGEQLREKGAVGHTGTLYEEEIRIPFWIDAPRGTLTEEEERNLRALENRPVTTLDVFPTVLDLMGLLDEPRLASFRARMPGESLLRGGSPEDRAAFLTNCTELWACAFKNWGAIRGSRKLIGNQADHAWNCFDVATDPEEHQPLPVEACGDLVNVAETRGHGRPF; translated from the coding sequence ATGCCGTCGAGAGGATCCAACGCCGAAGCGGAAGTCGCCTCGAGCGATAGCGCGCTACGCCTGTTCTCTTGCGATCGACGGCTGCGAACCCTCGTTCGGGTGCGGCGCCGCATCGGGCGGACGCTTCTTCTGCTGGCTCCCCTGGCCATTGCCCTCGCGGACGCGGTCCGCCGTCCCGGGCACCTCGGGCACTTCGACACGCGCGGCCTCGTCTTCTACGCCCTGAGTGTCCTCGTCAGCGGCGCCCTTTGGGTGTCGTTGGTGGTGATCGCTGCCCGCAAGCGCGGGGCGACGCGTTGGTTGGCGTGGACCATGTTGGTCGTCCTGGCAGGCTTCGCGCTGGGTGCCCAGTCGTACACCTACGCGCGCTACATGGCGTACATGGATCATCAGGCGGTGCTCGTCGGCACCTCGATGATGCCGAGCATCGGGCAACAGCTCTGGAGCGACCGCACCACCTTCGCGCAGACCGTGCTTCCGCCGGTGCTGGTTGCACTGCTGTTGCCGTTCATCGTGCGCAGCCTCGCGCCGCCGCGCCGCCGGAGCACGCACATCGCGAAAGACTTCGCCATCGTCGCGCTCCTGTGCGCCCTCTATGTCTCGCCCACGCACGGCGCGGAGCAGGGCCAGCCGCCCGACGTGATGTACCTCGCCGCGATCGGGCAGCTTTCGCGGGCCCGCTGGGATCACAATGAGACGGTGGAGCGCGTGCACCCGGGTCCGCGATCGCCGGAGCCCGTACCCGATGTGCACGCGCGGCCGCGCATCGCACGCAACGTCGTCTTCGTGCTCACCGAATCGGTGCGCGCGATGAGCGTGTGCACGCGCCCGGGCGACAAGGAATGCCTCTTCACGCCGTACTCGAATGCCGCGGCGCCGAACCGCATCATGCTGCATCAAATGCGCAGCGTGGACTCCACGACGGCAATCTCGCTGTCGGTGTTGTGGAGCGGCCTGGCGCCCGACGAGTCGCGGCAGATGACGCACTCGGCCCCGCTGCTCTGGGAGTACTTGCACGCCGCGCAGCTCGACTCGGCGTATTGGACGTCGCAGAACATGCTCTTCGGCAACTCGGGTGCGTGGCTCGGCGGCATCCCGATGACGCGTACGGTGAGCGCCACGCAGCTGGAACGCGAGCCAAGCCTCGAGGTGGGCGCCGACGACGGAAAGCTCGTCGATTACGTGCTCGGCGACATCGGCCAATTGCGCGAGCCGTTCACGGGTGTGGTGCACCTTTCGAATACGCACTTCCCATACAAGGTCGATCACGCCTTCGCGCCCTTTTTGCCCGAGGACGAGGCGACCGGCCCCGGCTACGAGCGCGAGATTCGCAATCGGTACCACGATGCGGTGCATCTGCAGGATCGCGCGGTGGGACACCTCGTGGAATCGATCCGCGCCCGCCCGGAGGGCTCGCGTACCATCATCGTGTACCTATCGGACCACGGCGAGCAGCTGCGCGAGAAAGGCGCCGTGGGCCACACGGGCACGCTTTACGAGGAGGAGATTCGCATCCCCTTCTGGATCGACGCCCCGCGCGGCACCCTGACCGAAGAGGAAGAGCGAAACCTGCGCGCACTCGAGAACCGTCCCGTCACGACGCTCGACGTCTTTCCCACCGTCCTCGATCTCATGGGCCTTCTCGACGAGCCCCGCCTCGCCTCCTTCCGCGCGCGCATGCCGGGTGAGAGCCTTCTGCGCGGCGGCAGCCCGGAAGATCGGGCCGCGTTCCTCACGAATTGCACCGAGCTGTGGGCCTGCGCGTTCAAAAATTGGGGCGCCATTCGCGGTTCGCGCAAGCTGATT
- the glmM gene encoding phosphoglucosamine mutase, with protein MRNLFGTDGVRGTANELPMTPELSMQLGRAVTFLVGRGKKHVPRVLIGKDTRLSGYMLEQALAAGICSMGGRVILCGPVPTPAVAHLTTAMRADAGIVISASHNPYQDNGIKIFGADGFKLPDEEEAEIERLMGNDALLSPRPTGPGIGRAEKLEDARGRYVTFAKNTFPRDLTLDGVRVVVDAAHGAAYKTAPSVFAELGASLWCLGVKPNGTNINRDSGALHPDNVRAEVVRRRAHIGIALDGDADRLIVVDEKGQIVDGDAVMAMCASRMLQAGELKKNTLVATVMSNLGLERAIEAMGGKMIRTAVGDRYVVEAMRSGGYNLGGEQSGHLIFLDHASTGDGTIAALQVLALMMRTGKPLSTLAHSAMERVPQVLENVNLPARKPLEEMQSLSALSEKVKKGLGDEGRILIRWSGTEPKLRIMLEGPNPDQLVVWAKDLASAAKKDTRPE; from the coding sequence ATGCGAAACCTGTTTGGAACCGACGGTGTGCGCGGCACCGCGAACGAATTGCCCATGACGCCGGAGCTCTCCATGCAGCTCGGGCGCGCCGTCACGTTTCTCGTCGGCCGCGGCAAAAAGCACGTGCCGCGCGTGCTCATTGGAAAAGATACGCGTCTTTCCGGTTACATGCTCGAGCAGGCGCTCGCCGCGGGCATCTGCTCGATGGGCGGACGCGTGATCCTTTGCGGCCCCGTTCCCACGCCCGCCGTGGCGCACCTGACGACGGCCATGCGCGCGGACGCGGGCATCGTGATCAGCGCGAGCCACAATCCCTATCAAGACAACGGCATCAAGATCTTCGGCGCCGACGGCTTCAAGCTGCCCGACGAAGAGGAGGCGGAAATCGAGCGCCTCATGGGCAACGACGCGCTTCTCAGCCCGCGCCCGACGGGTCCTGGCATCGGCCGCGCGGAAAAACTCGAGGACGCACGCGGGCGCTACGTCACCTTCGCAAAGAACACGTTCCCGCGCGATCTCACGCTCGACGGCGTGCGCGTGGTGGTCGATGCCGCACACGGCGCGGCTTACAAAACGGCGCCCAGCGTCTTCGCGGAGCTCGGGGCGAGCCTGTGGTGTCTCGGCGTGAAGCCGAATGGCACGAACATCAACCGCGACTCGGGCGCTCTGCACCCCGACAACGTGCGCGCCGAAGTGGTGCGCCGCCGCGCGCACATCGGTATCGCGCTCGACGGCGATGCGGACCGGCTCATCGTGGTCGACGAGAAAGGTCAAATCGTCGACGGCGACGCCGTCATGGCCATGTGCGCGAGCCGCATGCTGCAAGCGGGCGAGCTCAAAAAGAACACGCTGGTCGCCACGGTGATGAGCAACCTCGGTCTCGAGCGGGCCATCGAGGCGATGGGCGGCAAAATGATCCGCACCGCCGTGGGCGATCGCTACGTCGTCGAGGCCATGCGCTCCGGCGGCTACAACCTGGGCGGCGAGCAATCGGGGCACCTCATCTTCCTCGACCATGCCTCCACCGGCGACGGAACCATCGCCGCGTTGCAAGTGCTCGCACTGATGATGCGCACGGGCAAGCCGCTATCGACCCTCGCGCACTCGGCGATGGAGCGCGTACCGCAGGTGCTCGAGAACGTGAACCTGCCCGCGCGAAAGCCGCTGGAGGAAATGCAGTCGCTCAGCGCCCTATCGGAAAAGGTGAAAAAGGGATTGGGCGACGAAGGCCGCATCTTGATCCGCTGGAGCGGCACCGAGCCCAAACTCCGCATCATGTTGGAGGGGCCCAACCCGGATCAACTCGTCGTATGGGCCAAAGATCTGGCCAGCGCCGCCAAGAAGGACACGCGGCCCGAATAA
- a CDS encoding metalloregulator ArsR/SmtB family transcription factor, with protein MLDSTAAPTRWELYRVLSEPVRLRLLALAAEEELAIGELAELLGESQPNVSRHVAPLKQAGLVVVRKQGTRALVRLREGAGSDAVVADALASGRELCESDSPDSLAARIEGVLRARDAMAREYFARPHASSDKSGLRPPVELGAYLAAFSLLVPRRKLAVDAGTGDGGLLEVLAPVYERVIALDRSGAQLAEAQQRVNARGFTNVTLLEGDLSGAEVKKAVGAGADAVFAARLLHHAPKPAAFVASLARLLSPGGSLVVLDYAHHEDESMRDAADIWLGFEPSELKKFAQAAGLEWPQVTPLPSALIPSGPDHHLPWQVLVATKGASAKGNGSGT; from the coding sequence ATGCTCGATAGCACCGCTGCCCCAACTCGATGGGAGCTCTACCGTGTTCTTTCCGAACCGGTGCGTCTCCGGCTCCTGGCCCTTGCGGCGGAGGAGGAGCTGGCCATCGGGGAGCTCGCAGAGCTGCTCGGCGAGAGCCAGCCCAACGTGTCGCGTCATGTCGCGCCATTGAAGCAAGCCGGGCTCGTGGTGGTTCGCAAACAAGGGACGCGCGCGCTGGTGCGTCTGCGCGAAGGGGCAGGCTCCGATGCCGTCGTCGCCGATGCGCTGGCGAGCGGCCGCGAGCTGTGCGAGTCCGATTCGCCCGATTCGCTCGCTGCGCGCATCGAAGGCGTGCTGCGCGCCCGCGATGCGATGGCCCGTGAGTACTTCGCGCGGCCGCATGCTTCGTCGGACAAATCAGGACTGCGCCCGCCCGTCGAACTGGGCGCGTACCTCGCGGCGTTTTCGCTGTTGGTGCCCCGCCGCAAGCTCGCGGTGGATGCCGGAACCGGCGACGGCGGGCTGCTCGAGGTGCTCGCGCCGGTCTACGAGCGGGTCATCGCGCTCGATCGCTCGGGTGCGCAGCTCGCCGAGGCGCAGCAGCGCGTGAACGCGCGCGGCTTCACCAACGTGACGTTGCTCGAGGGCGATCTCTCGGGCGCCGAGGTGAAGAAGGCCGTGGGCGCCGGCGCCGATGCCGTCTTTGCTGCCCGATTGTTGCATCATGCACCGAAGCCCGCGGCGTTCGTGGCTTCGCTTGCGCGTTTGCTGTCGCCGGGCGGCTCGCTCGTGGTGCTGGACTACGCGCACCACGAAGACGAGTCCATGCGCGATGCCGCGGACATCTGGCTCGGGTTCGAGCCTTCCGAGTTGAAGAAATTCGCCCAAGCGGCGGGGCTGGAGTGGCCCCAAGTAACGCCGCTTCCGTCTGCATTGATACCGTCAGGGCCGGACCATCACCTCCCTTGGCAAGTGCTCGTCGCTACGAAGGGCGCATCGGCCAAAGGAAACGGATCCGGAACGTAG
- a CDS encoding putative glycoside hydrolase → MPLRTGLAGIFLTIASACGGHGGATGAAQPAATPEKTGAENGAHLELSAIHRAEEARRPSDDGEKKDPRAEFRTWLQARLPTGGTIEEADKAEKLRVVHKVGPKDTHLSIAKAYLDITDVYLADDLEKELKKKSPRLSGTIEIPHVLSEPYKDPEHDRLGWPEDKALRGIFLVGAMAAKPWIETLDRVASHGMNAVVLDGKDYEGPVTYPSKVAVAVETNATRKAPIVDLARTIRFAHARGIRVIMRIACFHDPWASVKAPRLSIRGKWGGPYPVDWLDPANEEAQDYIVELAKEQMAAGADEIQLDYVRFPVQRGLGNAVLPPPDGSREKVIVEFVRKVHRVTKAQNVPLSLDIFGVTATGTMEDVHNLGQDITLLGPEVEALSPMTYPAHYDKGFMGWDAPGTHPEIVGIGTRETLVKLGKAQDQGQGMAVVRPWLQAFGWRAPNYGPKYLLTEASEAEKSGSTGWLMWNPGCNYAEAWRGMPVRGSGDKRDNRSARKD, encoded by the coding sequence ATGCCGTTACGGACGGGTCTCGCGGGAATTTTCCTAACGATTGCGTCGGCGTGCGGCGGCCACGGCGGCGCCACGGGGGCGGCGCAACCTGCGGCAACGCCGGAAAAAACAGGTGCGGAAAATGGTGCGCACCTGGAGCTCTCCGCGATTCACCGCGCGGAGGAGGCCCGACGTCCCAGTGACGACGGGGAGAAAAAGGACCCGCGTGCGGAGTTTCGCACTTGGCTTCAAGCGCGTCTTCCAACCGGAGGGACCATCGAGGAGGCGGACAAGGCCGAAAAGCTGCGCGTCGTGCACAAGGTCGGTCCGAAGGACACGCATCTGAGCATCGCCAAGGCGTACCTCGACATCACCGACGTCTACCTCGCAGACGACCTCGAAAAGGAGTTGAAGAAGAAGAGCCCGCGGCTTTCGGGCACCATCGAAATCCCCCACGTGCTCTCCGAGCCGTACAAGGATCCGGAGCACGATCGCCTTGGTTGGCCCGAGGACAAGGCGCTGCGCGGCATCTTTCTGGTCGGTGCCATGGCGGCGAAGCCGTGGATCGAGACCTTGGATCGCGTGGCCTCCCACGGGATGAACGCGGTGGTGCTCGATGGCAAGGACTACGAGGGCCCGGTCACGTATCCGTCGAAGGTGGCGGTGGCCGTCGAGACGAACGCGACGAGGAAGGCGCCCATCGTCGATTTGGCGCGAACGATCCGATTCGCGCATGCGCGCGGGATCCGCGTCATCATGCGCATCGCGTGCTTCCACGATCCGTGGGCCTCCGTGAAGGCACCGCGTCTGTCCATCCGGGGCAAGTGGGGAGGGCCATATCCGGTGGATTGGCTGGATCCTGCGAACGAGGAGGCGCAAGACTACATCGTCGAGCTGGCCAAAGAGCAGATGGCCGCGGGCGCGGACGAGATTCAACTCGATTACGTGCGCTTTCCGGTGCAGCGAGGATTGGGCAATGCCGTGCTTCCTCCGCCCGATGGCTCGCGTGAAAAGGTCATCGTCGAATTCGTGCGCAAGGTGCACCGCGTGACCAAGGCGCAAAACGTGCCTCTGTCGCTGGACATCTTTGGCGTGACCGCCACCGGGACGATGGAGGACGTGCACAACCTGGGGCAGGACATCACGTTGTTGGGGCCGGAGGTGGAAGCGCTGTCGCCGATGACGTACCCCGCGCATTATGACAAGGGCTTCATGGGGTGGGACGCGCCGGGAACGCATCCCGAGATCGTGGGAATTGGGACGCGAGAGACGTTGGTCAAATTGGGCAAGGCCCAGGACCAAGGGCAAGGGATGGCGGTGGTGCGGCCGTGGCTTCAGGCCTTTGGGTGGCGCGCCCCGAATTACGGGCCGAAATATCTGCTTACCGAAGCGAGCGAGGCGGAGAAGTCCGGGAGCACGGGGTGGCTAATGTGGAATCCTGGATGCAATTACGCTGAAGCGTGGCGAGGGATGCCAGTGCGGGGAAGCGGTGACAAGAGGGATAACCGCAGCGCGCGGAAGGATTGA
- the ahcY gene encoding adenosylhomocysteinase, translating to MADNYKVRDIKLAEWGRKEITIAESEMPGLMALRAEYGKSQPLKGARIAGCLHMTLQTAVLIETLTALGAEVTWTSCNIYSTQDHAAAAIAATGVPVFAWKGETEAEYEECIEAQLKAFKGGKGPNMILDDGGDLTIIVHQKHPELFTGPDPIRGLSEETTTGVHRLYEMHKKGELKVPAINVNDSVTKSKFDNLYGCRESLGDGLKRATGVMFAGKVAVVCGYGDVGKGCAQSLRGLGARVIVTEIDPINALQAAMEGYQVATLEEVAAVGDIFVTATGCMNVIRGEHMKAMKDQAILCNIGHFDTEIDVAWLEKNPEVKEENIKPQVDQFIFGDGKRITLLARGRLVNLGCANGHPSFVMSSSFSNQTLAQIALWTESKKYPVGVHVLPKVLDEKVAALHLPKLGVKLTKLTAEQAAYLGVPVEGPFKPDHYRY from the coding sequence ATGGCTGACAATTACAAAGTCCGAGATATCAAACTTGCCGAGTGGGGACGCAAGGAGATCACGATTGCCGAATCCGAGATGCCCGGCCTCATGGCTCTCCGCGCGGAATACGGCAAGAGCCAGCCGCTCAAGGGTGCGCGCATCGCCGGCTGCCTCCACATGACGCTGCAGACCGCGGTCCTCATCGAGACGCTGACCGCCCTCGGCGCGGAAGTGACCTGGACGAGCTGCAACATCTACTCGACGCAGGACCACGCGGCCGCGGCCATTGCGGCCACGGGCGTGCCCGTCTTCGCTTGGAAGGGCGAGACCGAGGCCGAGTACGAGGAGTGCATCGAGGCCCAGCTCAAGGCCTTCAAGGGCGGCAAGGGCCCGAACATGATCCTCGACGATGGCGGCGATCTCACGATCATCGTTCACCAGAAGCACCCGGAGCTCTTCACCGGTCCGGATCCGATCCGCGGCCTGTCCGAGGAGACCACCACGGGCGTGCACCGTCTCTACGAGATGCACAAGAAGGGTGAGCTCAAGGTTCCGGCCATCAACGTCAACGACTCGGTCACCAAGTCGAAGTTCGACAACCTGTACGGCTGCCGCGAGTCGCTCGGCGATGGTCTCAAGCGCGCGACGGGCGTCATGTTCGCGGGCAAGGTTGCCGTCGTGTGTGGCTACGGCGACGTCGGCAAGGGCTGCGCGCAGTCGCTGCGCGGCCTCGGCGCCCGCGTCATCGTGACGGAGATCGATCCCATCAACGCCCTGCAGGCGGCGATGGAAGGCTACCAGGTCGCGACGCTCGAAGAGGTGGCGGCGGTGGGCGACATCTTCGTGACGGCCACGGGCTGCATGAACGTCATCCGCGGCGAGCACATGAAGGCCATGAAGGACCAGGCCATCCTCTGCAACATCGGCCACTTCGACACCGAGATCGACGTGGCGTGGCTCGAGAAGAACCCGGAAGTCAAAGAAGAGAACATCAAGCCGCAGGTCGACCAGTTCATCTTCGGCGATGGCAAGCGCATCACGTTGCTCGCCCGTGGCCGCCTCGTGAACCTCGGCTGCGCGAACGGCCACCCGTCGTTCGTCATGTCGAGCTCCTTCTCGAACCAGACGCTCGCGCAGATCGCTCTCTGGACGGAGTCCAAGAAGTACCCGGTCGGCGTCCACGTTCTGCCGAAGGTCCTCGACGAGAAGGTTGCCGCGCTGCACCTGCCGAAGCTGGGCGTGAAGCTGACGAAGCTCACCGCCGAGCAGGCCGCCTACCTCGGCGTGCCGGTGGAAGGGCCGTTCAAGCCCGATCACTACCGCTACTAA
- a CDS encoding YajQ family cyclic di-GMP-binding protein has protein sequence MPSFDIVSKVQWNEVDNALNQSQKEIAQRFDFKDTGTSIERNDDGISLRSSSDERVKAAYSVLQDKLIKRKVSLKHLDPQKPEPTGKGGSKMLVKVKEGIDGDHAKDLVRRIKDSKIKVQASIQEAQVRVSGKNRDDLQAAIQLVKEADLPLELQFINFRD, from the coding sequence ATGCCGAGCTTCGACATCGTCTCGAAGGTCCAATGGAACGAGGTCGACAACGCCCTCAACCAGTCCCAGAAGGAAATCGCCCAGCGTTTCGACTTCAAGGACACCGGAACGTCCATCGAGCGCAACGATGATGGGATCAGCCTTCGTTCGTCGAGCGACGAGCGGGTCAAGGCGGCGTATTCCGTCCTTCAGGACAAGCTCATAAAACGCAAGGTGAGCCTGAAGCACCTCGACCCGCAGAAGCCGGAACCCACCGGCAAGGGCGGTTCGAAGATGCTCGTGAAGGTGAAAGAAGGCATCGACGGCGACCACGCCAAAGACCTCGTCCGCCGCATCAAGGACAGCAAAATCAAGGTGCAGGCCTCGATCCAAGAAGCCCAAGTGCGCGTGAGCGGAAAAAACCGCGACGATCTCCAGGCCGCCATTCAATTGGTCAAAGAGGCCGACTTGCCCCTCGAGCTGCAGTTCATCAACTTCCGCGACTGA
- the accD gene encoding acetyl-CoA carboxylase, carboxyltransferase subunit beta, translated as MDWPSRKASELDASEKKSFGKGVFRKCDGCGVTIPTETLHANFEVCPDCGQHHKLAAPRWRELLLDRGELEEWDAHLKPSDPLQFSDGKPYHERVASTQKASRATEAIEIGRGAMGDRPVAWGAFLFGFMGGSMGSVVGEKITRLFERATSSRLPVVLLQASGGARMQEGILSLMQMAKTVAALERHRAARLPYISVLLHPTTGGVAASFALLGDVNIAEPKALIGFAGPRVIETTIRQKLPEGFQRSEFLLAHGMIDRITSRLQMKEEISLLLGHFAPFVRPPRPSELNNTAE; from the coding sequence ATGGACTGGCCGAGCCGAAAAGCATCCGAGCTGGATGCGAGCGAGAAGAAAAGCTTCGGAAAAGGCGTTTTCCGGAAGTGCGACGGGTGCGGGGTCACCATCCCCACGGAAACCCTCCACGCCAACTTCGAAGTGTGCCCTGACTGCGGGCAGCACCATAAGCTCGCCGCGCCGCGTTGGCGGGAGCTGCTGCTGGACCGTGGCGAGCTGGAGGAATGGGATGCCCATCTCAAACCCTCCGATCCCCTTCAATTCTCCGACGGCAAGCCGTACCACGAGCGGGTTGCCTCCACCCAGAAGGCCTCCCGCGCCACGGAAGCCATCGAGATCGGGCGAGGCGCCATGGGCGACCGCCCCGTCGCCTGGGGAGCGTTTCTGTTCGGTTTCATGGGTGGCTCCATGGGCTCCGTCGTCGGGGAGAAGATCACCCGCCTCTTCGAGCGAGCGACGAGCAGTCGCCTTCCCGTCGTGCTGCTGCAGGCCTCCGGCGGTGCGCGCATGCAGGAAGGCATCCTCAGCTTGATGCAGATGGCGAAGACCGTTGCCGCGCTCGAGCGGCATCGCGCGGCGCGCCTTCCGTACATCAGCGTCCTTTTGCATCCGACCACCGGTGGTGTCGCGGCCAGCTTCGCGCTCCTTGGCGACGTGAACATCGCGGAGCCCAAAGCCCTCATCGGCTTCGCCGGTCCGCGCGTCATCGAGACCACCATCCGCCAAAAGCTCCCCGAGGGCTTCCAGCGCAGCGAATTCCTGCTCGCCCACGGCATGATCGACCGCATCACGAGCCGCCTTCAGATGAAGGAAGAGATCTCGCTCTTGCTCGGGCACTTCGCACCCTTCGTTCGCCCGCCGCGCCCGTCCGAGTTGAATAACACCGCGGAGTAG
- a CDS encoding sensor domain-containing diguanylate cyclase has translation MRPVARSDRDALVVLLELTEQLTNGRRLEDSLQTVTDAALRLLPGDHASIRLLDASHHELLVGARSGEGRQQKPMTFRRGEGLIGWVVEHAEGIIVDDVHEDPRFLPDRTPNRQQGFHIRSLLAEPLWSAGSVIGVLSVSSPEAGRFTLDHQLLARLLANCSTPPIERARLGRLAMTDDLTLAYNQRYLAPRLHEEMERSRRTGGPLSMLLMDLDHFKRVNDHFGHATGDAVLRIFADRVRSVVRRIDVFIRRGGEEFTLIMPSTTRANAQATAERIRINLSEQPVDISHDDVLTQTVSIGVATWDGEETLQSFQQRADMAMYRAKELGRNQSVVA, from the coding sequence GTGCGACCTGTTGCACGGAGCGATCGTGACGCGCTCGTGGTGCTGCTCGAATTGACCGAGCAGCTCACGAACGGTCGACGCTTGGAGGACTCGCTCCAAACGGTGACCGATGCGGCGCTCCGGCTCCTGCCCGGCGACCATGCGTCCATTCGGCTGCTCGACGCCTCGCACCACGAGCTACTCGTGGGTGCGAGGTCGGGCGAGGGCCGACAGCAGAAGCCGATGACCTTCCGTCGGGGTGAAGGTCTCATCGGCTGGGTCGTGGAGCATGCCGAGGGCATCATCGTCGACGACGTGCACGAGGATCCGCGCTTTTTGCCGGACCGCACGCCGAATCGGCAACAGGGTTTTCACATTCGGTCCTTGTTGGCCGAACCCCTTTGGTCCGCGGGAAGCGTGATTGGCGTCCTGTCGGTGTCCTCGCCCGAGGCCGGACGATTCACCTTGGATCATCAGCTCCTCGCGCGGCTCCTGGCCAATTGCTCGACCCCTCCCATCGAACGCGCGCGCCTCGGGCGCCTGGCCATGACCGACGATTTGACGTTGGCATACAACCAGCGCTACCTCGCGCCCCGTTTGCACGAAGAGATGGAGCGCTCACGCCGCACCGGCGGGCCATTGAGCATGCTGCTGATGGACCTGGATCACTTCAAACGCGTGAACGATCACTTCGGCCACGCGACGGGCGACGCCGTGCTGCGCATCTTCGCCGACCGCGTGCGCTCGGTGGTTCGTCGCATCGACGTATTCATCCGGAGAGGAGGCGAAGAGTTCACCTTGATCATGCCCTCTACCACCCGCGCGAACGCCCAAGCCACCGCCGAACGCATTCGCATCAACTTGAGCGAACAACCCGTCGACATTTCCCACGACGACGTGCTCACCCAAACCGTGAGCATCGGAGTCGCAACATGGGATGGCGAAGAGACATTGCAGTCGTTTCAGCAGAGGGCGGATATGGCAATGTACCGCGCGAAGGAGTTGGGACGGAATCAGAGTGTCGTTGCGTGA